Proteins co-encoded in one Cricetulus griseus strain 17A/GY chromosome 1 unlocalized genomic scaffold, alternate assembly CriGri-PICRH-1.0 chr1_1, whole genome shotgun sequence genomic window:
- the Rcbtb2 gene encoding RCC1 and BTB domain-containing protein 2 isoform X4 produces MNIACGQMCSMAVVDTGEVYVWGYNGNGQLGLGSSGNQPTPCRVAALQGIRVQRVACGYAHTLVLTDEGQVYAWGANSYGQLGTGNKSNQSYPTPVVVEKDRIIEIAACHSAHTSAAKTQGGHVYMWGQCRGQSVVLPHLTHFCCTDDVFACFATPAVTWRLLSVEPDDHLTVAESLKREFDNPDTADLKFLVDGKYIYAHKVLLKIRCEHFRSSLEDSDDDIIEMSEFSYPVFRAFLEYLYTDNISLSPEEAVGLLDLATFYSETRLKKLCQQTIKQGICEENAIALLSAAVKYDAQDLEEFCFRFCINHLTVVTQTSGFAEMDHDLLKNFISKASRVGAFKN; encoded by the exons ATGAACATAGCATGTGGGCAAATGTGTTCCATGGCCGTTGTAGATACAGGAGAG GTCTATGTCTGGGGTTACAATGGGAATGGACAGCTGGGCCTGGGCAGCAGTGGCAATCAGCCAACCCCCTGTAGAGTGGCGGCCCTGCAAGGCATTCGTGTCCAGCGG GTTGCCTGTGGCTACGCACACACATTGGTATTAACAGATGAAGGTCAAGTGTATGCTTGGGGTGCAAATTCTTATGGCCAGTTGGGCACTGGTAATAAAAGTAACCAGTCCTACCCTACCCCTGTCGTTGTGGAAAAGGACAG GATCATAGAGATTGCGGCCTGTCACTCTGCCCACACATCTGCTGCCAAGACCCAGGGCgggcatgtgtacatgtggggcCAGTGCCGGGGCCAGTCGGTGGTCCTGCCCCACCTCACCCACTTCTGCTGCACCGATGACGTGTTTGCCTGCTTTGCCACCCCTGCTGTCACCTGGCGCCTTCTCTCCGTGG AACCTGATGACCACCTCACTGTGGCTGAGTCACTGAAGAGGGAATTTGACAACCCTGACACTGCAGACCTCAAGTTTCTGGTTGATGGAAAGTACATTTATGCTCACAAAGTCCTTCTCAAAATTAG gtGTGAGCATTTTCGTTCTTCATTAGAAGACAGTGACGATGATATTATAGAAATGAGTGAATTTTCATACCCTGTGTTCCGAGCTTTCCTGGAGTACCTATACACGGATAACATCAGCCTATCTCCTGAGGAGGCAGTAG GATTGCTAGATCTGGCCACATTTTACAGTGAGACTCGGCTGAAGAAGCTCTGTCAGCAAACTATCAAGCAAGGGATCTGTGAGGAGAATGCTATTGCTCTGCTGTCTGCTGCTGTGAAATACGATGCTCAG GATTTAGAAGAGTTCTGCTTCAGATTTTGCATAAACCATCTGACTGTAGTAACCCAAACTTCAGGGTTTGCAGAAATGGACCACGATCTTCTGAAGAATTTCATCAGCAAAGCCAGCAGAGTTGGAGCCTTTAAGAACTGA
- the Rcbtb2 gene encoding RCC1 and BTB domain-containing protein 2 isoform X1 — translation MEKVARRKKNKADLLENKIPSYEEPVQATLSSLKMLDVGKWPIFSLCSEEELQSIRQACVFGSAGNEVLYTTVDDEIFVLGTNCSGCLGIGDIQSTIEPRRLNSLTGKKIASLSYGSGPHIVLATTDGEVFTWGHNAYSQLGNGTTNHGLVPCHISTNLSNKQVIEVACGSYHSLVLTSDGEVFAWGYNNSGQVGSGSTANQPIPRRVTGCLQNKVVMNIACGQMCSMAVVDTGEVYVWGYNGNGQLGLGSSGNQPTPCRVAALQGIRVQRVACGYAHTLVLTDEGQVYAWGANSYGQLGTGNKSNQSYPTPVVVEKDRIIEIAACHSAHTSAAKTQGGHVYMWGQCRGQSVVLPHLTHFCCTDDVFACFATPAVTWRLLSVEPDDHLTVAESLKREFDNPDTADLKFLVDGKYIYAHKVLLKIRCEHFRSSLEDSDDDIIEMSEFSYPVFRAFLEYLYTDNISLSPEEAVGLLDLATFYSETRLKKLCQQTIKQGICEENAIALLSAAVKYDAQDLEEFCFRFCINHLTVVTQTSGFAEMDHDLLKNFISKASRVGAFKN, via the exons CCAGTACAGGCTACCCTGTCATCATTGAAAATGCTAGATGTGGGGAAGTGGCCAATCTTTTCCCTTTGTTCTGAGGAAGAACTTCAGTCGATTCGTCAGGCTTGTGTCTTTGGCAGTGCTGGCAATGAAGTTTTATACACCACAGTCGATGATGAG ATTTTTGTACTTGGCACAAACTGCAGTGGCTGTCTGGGGATAGGTGATATTCAGAGCACCATTGAGCCTCGGAGACTGAATTCTTTAACTGGCAAAAAGATAGCCAGCCTCAGCTATGGGAGTGGCCCACACATCGTCCTTGCAACAACAG acGGAGAAGTCTTCACCTGGGGTCACAATGCCTATAGCCAGCTGGGCAACGGGACCACAAACCATGGTTTGGTGCCTTGCCACATCTCTACTAACTTGTCAAACAAACAAGTCATTGAGGTTGCCTGTGGCTCTTACCATTCTTTGGTCCTAACGTCTGATGGAGAG gTATTTGCCTGGGGTTATAATAACTCTGGGCAGGTAGGATCTGGATCAACCGCTAATCAACCCATTCCTCGAAGAGTCACTGGATGTTTGCAGAATAAAGTAGTTATGAACATAGCATGTGGGCAAATGTGTTCCATGGCCGTTGTAGATACAGGAGAG GTCTATGTCTGGGGTTACAATGGGAATGGACAGCTGGGCCTGGGCAGCAGTGGCAATCAGCCAACCCCCTGTAGAGTGGCGGCCCTGCAAGGCATTCGTGTCCAGCGG GTTGCCTGTGGCTACGCACACACATTGGTATTAACAGATGAAGGTCAAGTGTATGCTTGGGGTGCAAATTCTTATGGCCAGTTGGGCACTGGTAATAAAAGTAACCAGTCCTACCCTACCCCTGTCGTTGTGGAAAAGGACAG GATCATAGAGATTGCGGCCTGTCACTCTGCCCACACATCTGCTGCCAAGACCCAGGGCgggcatgtgtacatgtggggcCAGTGCCGGGGCCAGTCGGTGGTCCTGCCCCACCTCACCCACTTCTGCTGCACCGATGACGTGTTTGCCTGCTTTGCCACCCCTGCTGTCACCTGGCGCCTTCTCTCCGTGG AACCTGATGACCACCTCACTGTGGCTGAGTCACTGAAGAGGGAATTTGACAACCCTGACACTGCAGACCTCAAGTTTCTGGTTGATGGAAAGTACATTTATGCTCACAAAGTCCTTCTCAAAATTAG gtGTGAGCATTTTCGTTCTTCATTAGAAGACAGTGACGATGATATTATAGAAATGAGTGAATTTTCATACCCTGTGTTCCGAGCTTTCCTGGAGTACCTATACACGGATAACATCAGCCTATCTCCTGAGGAGGCAGTAG GATTGCTAGATCTGGCCACATTTTACAGTGAGACTCGGCTGAAGAAGCTCTGTCAGCAAACTATCAAGCAAGGGATCTGTGAGGAGAATGCTATTGCTCTGCTGTCTGCTGCTGTGAAATACGATGCTCAG GATTTAGAAGAGTTCTGCTTCAGATTTTGCATAAACCATCTGACTGTAGTAACCCAAACTTCAGGGTTTGCAGAAATGGACCACGATCTTCTGAAGAATTTCATCAGCAAAGCCAGCAGAGTTGGAGCCTTTAAGAACTGA
- the Rcbtb2 gene encoding RCC1 and BTB domain-containing protein 2 isoform X2: MEEELPGFYGESGKPVQATLSSLKMLDVGKWPIFSLCSEEELQSIRQACVFGSAGNEVLYTTVDDEIFVLGTNCSGCLGIGDIQSTIEPRRLNSLTGKKIASLSYGSGPHIVLATTDGEVFTWGHNAYSQLGNGTTNHGLVPCHISTNLSNKQVIEVACGSYHSLVLTSDGEVFAWGYNNSGQVGSGSTANQPIPRRVTGCLQNKVVMNIACGQMCSMAVVDTGEVYVWGYNGNGQLGLGSSGNQPTPCRVAALQGIRVQRVACGYAHTLVLTDEGQVYAWGANSYGQLGTGNKSNQSYPTPVVVEKDRIIEIAACHSAHTSAAKTQGGHVYMWGQCRGQSVVLPHLTHFCCTDDVFACFATPAVTWRLLSVEPDDHLTVAESLKREFDNPDTADLKFLVDGKYIYAHKVLLKIRCEHFRSSLEDSDDDIIEMSEFSYPVFRAFLEYLYTDNISLSPEEAVGLLDLATFYSETRLKKLCQQTIKQGICEENAIALLSAAVKYDAQDLEEFCFRFCINHLTVVTQTSGFAEMDHDLLKNFISKASRVGAFKN; encoded by the exons CCAGTACAGGCTACCCTGTCATCATTGAAAATGCTAGATGTGGGGAAGTGGCCAATCTTTTCCCTTTGTTCTGAGGAAGAACTTCAGTCGATTCGTCAGGCTTGTGTCTTTGGCAGTGCTGGCAATGAAGTTTTATACACCACAGTCGATGATGAG ATTTTTGTACTTGGCACAAACTGCAGTGGCTGTCTGGGGATAGGTGATATTCAGAGCACCATTGAGCCTCGGAGACTGAATTCTTTAACTGGCAAAAAGATAGCCAGCCTCAGCTATGGGAGTGGCCCACACATCGTCCTTGCAACAACAG acGGAGAAGTCTTCACCTGGGGTCACAATGCCTATAGCCAGCTGGGCAACGGGACCACAAACCATGGTTTGGTGCCTTGCCACATCTCTACTAACTTGTCAAACAAACAAGTCATTGAGGTTGCCTGTGGCTCTTACCATTCTTTGGTCCTAACGTCTGATGGAGAG gTATTTGCCTGGGGTTATAATAACTCTGGGCAGGTAGGATCTGGATCAACCGCTAATCAACCCATTCCTCGAAGAGTCACTGGATGTTTGCAGAATAAAGTAGTTATGAACATAGCATGTGGGCAAATGTGTTCCATGGCCGTTGTAGATACAGGAGAG GTCTATGTCTGGGGTTACAATGGGAATGGACAGCTGGGCCTGGGCAGCAGTGGCAATCAGCCAACCCCCTGTAGAGTGGCGGCCCTGCAAGGCATTCGTGTCCAGCGG GTTGCCTGTGGCTACGCACACACATTGGTATTAACAGATGAAGGTCAAGTGTATGCTTGGGGTGCAAATTCTTATGGCCAGTTGGGCACTGGTAATAAAAGTAACCAGTCCTACCCTACCCCTGTCGTTGTGGAAAAGGACAG GATCATAGAGATTGCGGCCTGTCACTCTGCCCACACATCTGCTGCCAAGACCCAGGGCgggcatgtgtacatgtggggcCAGTGCCGGGGCCAGTCGGTGGTCCTGCCCCACCTCACCCACTTCTGCTGCACCGATGACGTGTTTGCCTGCTTTGCCACCCCTGCTGTCACCTGGCGCCTTCTCTCCGTGG AACCTGATGACCACCTCACTGTGGCTGAGTCACTGAAGAGGGAATTTGACAACCCTGACACTGCAGACCTCAAGTTTCTGGTTGATGGAAAGTACATTTATGCTCACAAAGTCCTTCTCAAAATTAG gtGTGAGCATTTTCGTTCTTCATTAGAAGACAGTGACGATGATATTATAGAAATGAGTGAATTTTCATACCCTGTGTTCCGAGCTTTCCTGGAGTACCTATACACGGATAACATCAGCCTATCTCCTGAGGAGGCAGTAG GATTGCTAGATCTGGCCACATTTTACAGTGAGACTCGGCTGAAGAAGCTCTGTCAGCAAACTATCAAGCAAGGGATCTGTGAGGAGAATGCTATTGCTCTGCTGTCTGCTGCTGTGAAATACGATGCTCAG GATTTAGAAGAGTTCTGCTTCAGATTTTGCATAAACCATCTGACTGTAGTAACCCAAACTTCAGGGTTTGCAGAAATGGACCACGATCTTCTGAAGAATTTCATCAGCAAAGCCAGCAGAGTTGGAGCCTTTAAGAACTGA
- the Rcbtb2 gene encoding RCC1 and BTB domain-containing protein 2 isoform X3 — protein sequence MLDVGKWPIFSLCSEEELQSIRQACVFGSAGNEVLYTTVDDEIFVLGTNCSGCLGIGDIQSTIEPRRLNSLTGKKIASLSYGSGPHIVLATTDGEVFTWGHNAYSQLGNGTTNHGLVPCHISTNLSNKQVIEVACGSYHSLVLTSDGEVFAWGYNNSGQVGSGSTANQPIPRRVTGCLQNKVVMNIACGQMCSMAVVDTGEVYVWGYNGNGQLGLGSSGNQPTPCRVAALQGIRVQRVACGYAHTLVLTDEGQVYAWGANSYGQLGTGNKSNQSYPTPVVVEKDRIIEIAACHSAHTSAAKTQGGHVYMWGQCRGQSVVLPHLTHFCCTDDVFACFATPAVTWRLLSVEPDDHLTVAESLKREFDNPDTADLKFLVDGKYIYAHKVLLKIRCEHFRSSLEDSDDDIIEMSEFSYPVFRAFLEYLYTDNISLSPEEAVGLLDLATFYSETRLKKLCQQTIKQGICEENAIALLSAAVKYDAQDLEEFCFRFCINHLTVVTQTSGFAEMDHDLLKNFISKASRVGAFKN from the exons ATGCTAGATGTGGGGAAGTGGCCAATCTTTTCCCTTTGTTCTGAGGAAGAACTTCAGTCGATTCGTCAGGCTTGTGTCTTTGGCAGTGCTGGCAATGAAGTTTTATACACCACAGTCGATGATGAG ATTTTTGTACTTGGCACAAACTGCAGTGGCTGTCTGGGGATAGGTGATATTCAGAGCACCATTGAGCCTCGGAGACTGAATTCTTTAACTGGCAAAAAGATAGCCAGCCTCAGCTATGGGAGTGGCCCACACATCGTCCTTGCAACAACAG acGGAGAAGTCTTCACCTGGGGTCACAATGCCTATAGCCAGCTGGGCAACGGGACCACAAACCATGGTTTGGTGCCTTGCCACATCTCTACTAACTTGTCAAACAAACAAGTCATTGAGGTTGCCTGTGGCTCTTACCATTCTTTGGTCCTAACGTCTGATGGAGAG gTATTTGCCTGGGGTTATAATAACTCTGGGCAGGTAGGATCTGGATCAACCGCTAATCAACCCATTCCTCGAAGAGTCACTGGATGTTTGCAGAATAAAGTAGTTATGAACATAGCATGTGGGCAAATGTGTTCCATGGCCGTTGTAGATACAGGAGAG GTCTATGTCTGGGGTTACAATGGGAATGGACAGCTGGGCCTGGGCAGCAGTGGCAATCAGCCAACCCCCTGTAGAGTGGCGGCCCTGCAAGGCATTCGTGTCCAGCGG GTTGCCTGTGGCTACGCACACACATTGGTATTAACAGATGAAGGTCAAGTGTATGCTTGGGGTGCAAATTCTTATGGCCAGTTGGGCACTGGTAATAAAAGTAACCAGTCCTACCCTACCCCTGTCGTTGTGGAAAAGGACAG GATCATAGAGATTGCGGCCTGTCACTCTGCCCACACATCTGCTGCCAAGACCCAGGGCgggcatgtgtacatgtggggcCAGTGCCGGGGCCAGTCGGTGGTCCTGCCCCACCTCACCCACTTCTGCTGCACCGATGACGTGTTTGCCTGCTTTGCCACCCCTGCTGTCACCTGGCGCCTTCTCTCCGTGG AACCTGATGACCACCTCACTGTGGCTGAGTCACTGAAGAGGGAATTTGACAACCCTGACACTGCAGACCTCAAGTTTCTGGTTGATGGAAAGTACATTTATGCTCACAAAGTCCTTCTCAAAATTAG gtGTGAGCATTTTCGTTCTTCATTAGAAGACAGTGACGATGATATTATAGAAATGAGTGAATTTTCATACCCTGTGTTCCGAGCTTTCCTGGAGTACCTATACACGGATAACATCAGCCTATCTCCTGAGGAGGCAGTAG GATTGCTAGATCTGGCCACATTTTACAGTGAGACTCGGCTGAAGAAGCTCTGTCAGCAAACTATCAAGCAAGGGATCTGTGAGGAGAATGCTATTGCTCTGCTGTCTGCTGCTGTGAAATACGATGCTCAG GATTTAGAAGAGTTCTGCTTCAGATTTTGCATAAACCATCTGACTGTAGTAACCCAAACTTCAGGGTTTGCAGAAATGGACCACGATCTTCTGAAGAATTTCATCAGCAAAGCCAGCAGAGTTGGAGCCTTTAAGAACTGA